In Prunus dulcis chromosome 1, ALMONDv2, whole genome shotgun sequence, the following are encoded in one genomic region:
- the LOC117616583 gene encoding outer envelope pore protein 24B, chloroplastic-like produces the protein MKASLKGKYETDKSGAAANISVFASDVKFRASLTDATFAAGPSLNGLVLAVEKPGSFIVDYNVPKKDFRFQFLNSVRVAGKPLNLNYIHSRGDNRTILDGTLVLDSANKVSANHVLGSRNGKFKYSYLHGGVTTFEPSYDLAKNSWDFAVSRRVYGDDVFRASYQTSSKLLGLEWSRNSKINGSFRVLASVNLAEEQKIPKLTAESTWDFEM, from the exons ATGAAGGCATCTCTGAAGGGCAAGTACGAGACAGACAAGAGCGGCGCGGCCGCAAACATCTCCGTTTTCGCCAGCGATGTCAAGTTCCGAGCTTCACTTACCGACGCCACCTTCGCCGCCGGACCCAGCTTAAACGGCTTGGTTCTAGCCGTAGAAAAACCCGGCTCCTTCATCGTCGATTACAACGTTCCCAAAAAG GACTTTAGGTTTCAGTTCTTGAACTCAGTTAGGGTTGCTGGTAAGCCGTTGAATTTGAATTACATTCACAGCAGAGGTGACAATAGAACTATTTTGGACGGAACCCTGGTGCTCGATTCGGCCAACAAGGTCTCGGCTAATCACGTGCTTGGCTCGAGGAATGGCAAGTTCAAGTACTCTTATCTGCACGGCGGCGTGACCACGTTTGAGCCCTCCTACGATTTGGCTAAGAACTCGTGGGATTTTGCGGTTTCTCGGAGGGTTTATGGTGATGATGTGTTCAGGGCTTCGTACCAGACATCGAGCAAGCTGTTGGGGTTGGAATGGTCGAGGAATTCAAAAATTAATGGCTCTTTCAGG GTTTTAGCATCCGTCAATTTGGCTGAGGAacaaaaaatcccaaaattaaCTGCTGAGAGTACCTGGGATTTCGAGATGTGA
- the LOC117614001 gene encoding protein IWS1 homolog: protein MKTEMDSDEDFELFSEEAAPPVRETKLKRLKKAIRRVSISEEPLLDKSESGRVNSSEFEALSLEEYNEPSRLRIGSESLRGESEINPGFDGFCGEAETNSGFDGLGCEGEANSGLDGLGGEGEANSGSDGLGGEGEANSGSDGLGGEGEMNSSFDGLGGGEDGSGAKRVLDFGSVVEEFGEEVEDRNQEMPEESGDVRMNEPDKKRRSSDGFEEDKGKKKSKRAKSEITAAKGKRRTEKERRDHLKQLHAESQRLLRETRDAAFKPIPLVQKPISSVLEKIRKRKLEVLQKCSGTVMGSQLHALEEPIASQSEMGSIANGMSMDRSNDDEEQSSGENVSSQMDVDKDSKQAFRAPIDDTQELFSDSQTTDSKDDLPNDAPSSPLEEVFAPSILAMNLKLDSAPPYDVSSDEEDDNDKENINPHLTGVSDLPSSPIGDPVKAFVDDEAEEEDDSDHDLFRFQDSEEDEEDGDAAELNDMIATGYEERPMDSERRNELHQKWLEQQDASGTEKLMQKLKFGSKLKETTLLEEKDADGEKDADIEEYADGEEDADGEEDADGEEDEYREEDTNAVQMSLRQIKQMIPLMFTDNDDAYLSSDDDETEKRLAKQCLSEKAEEQATFLSPAEDESCREVFGFIKKLNVVPDTKKAKTPSFSSVPLMGGDRDVSSKSSFLGRGSNHSLPSSRKHGLGTVRSIIFGRGGSNSRSTSSVLEESSDTIQRENPPTRTTSARLSNSKVTTSSQKSSAEAVVQTDSSAEAVPKANTSAEAVAQTDASAEAGGKNTGTSPSLLKILRQSSLHAKRCTEDTMIGQTQIESVLASFKVGRKPVQTKRRT, encoded by the exons ATGAAAACAG AGATGGACAGCGACGAAGATTTTGAGCTCTTTTCCGAGGAGGCTGCCCCTCCAGTCCGTGAAACGAAGCTGAAGCGCTTAAAGAAAGCAATTAGGAGGGTTTCCATTTCTGAAGAGCCTCTCCTCGATAAATCCGAAAGTGGCCGAGTGAATTCCTCCGAATTTGAAGCCCTCAGTTTGGAGGAATATAATGAGCCATCGAGGTTAAGGATCGGATCGGAGAGTCTGCGTGGTGAGAGTGAAATAAATCCCGGTTTCGATGGTTTTTGTGGCGAAGCTGAAACGAATTCCGGTTTTGATGGTTTGGGCTGCGAAGGTGAAGCTAATTCTGGTTTAGATGGTTTGGGCGGCGAAGGTGAAGCTAATTCTGGCTCTGATGGTTTGGGCGGTGAAGGTGAAGCTAATTCTGGCTCTGATGGTTTGGGCGGTGAAGGTGAAATGAATTCGAGTTTCGATGGGTTGGGTGGTGGGGAAGATGGCTCAGGAGCTAAGAGGGTCTTGGATTTTGGGTCTGTAGTTGAGGAATTCGGCGAAGAGGTTGAAGATCGAAACCAAGAGATGCCAGAAGAAAGTGGGGATGTGAGGATGAATGAACCAGATAAGAAACGGCGTAGTTCTGATGGCTTCGAGGAAGACAAAGGCAAGAAGAAGAGTAAGAGGGCCAAGAGTGAAATCACAGCTGCCAAGGGCAAGAGGAGAACCGAAAAG GAAAGACGAGATCATCTAAAGCAACTCCATGCTGAATCTCAGAGACTTTTGCGAG AAACCAGAGATGCGGCATTTAAACCTATACCACTTGTTCAGAAGCCGATATCTTCAGTTCTGGAGAAGATTCGGAAAAGAAAACTGGAGGTTTTGCAAAA ATGCAGTGGTACAGTAATGGGCAGCCAATTGCATGCCCTTGAGGAGCCAATTGCATCCCAGTCTGAAATGGGTAGTATTGCAAATGGGATGAGCATGGATCGGTCTAATGATGATGAAGAGCAGTCAAGCGGTGAAAATGTTTCTTCCCAGATG GATGTTGATAAGGATTCCAAGCAAGCATTTCGAGCACCTATTGATGATACTCAG GAGCTGTTTTCGGATTCCCAGACTACTGATTCCAAAGATGATCTGCCAAATGATGCTCCCAGCAGCCCTCTGGAAGAGGTTTTTGCACCGTCCATACTTGCAATGAACTTAAAGCTTGACTCTGCGCCTCCTTATGATGT TTCTTCTGACGAGGAGGACGACAATGACAAAGAGAATATTAATCCCCATCTTACTGGAGTGTCTGACTTGCCTTCATCTCCAATTGGCGATCCTGTCAAAGCTTTTGTGGATGATGAAGCcgaggaagaagatgacagTGATCATGACCTGTTTCGGTTCCAAGATagtgaagaagatgaggaggATGGTGATGCTGCAGAGCTTAATGATATGATAGCAACTGGATATGAAGAAAGGCCGATGGATAGTGAAAGACGGAATGAACTCCATCAAAAGTGGCTTGAGCAACAGGATGCTTCTGGAACAGAAAAACTTATGCAGAAACTGAAGTTTGGTTCTAAGCTAAAAGAAACAACGTTACTTGAAGAGAAGGATGCAGATGGAGAGAAAGATGCAGACATAGAGGAATATGCAGATGGAGAGGAGGATGCAGATGGAGAGGAAGATGCAGATGGAGAGGAAGATGAATATAGAGAGGAAGATACAAATGCTGTGCAAATGAGCTTAAGACAAATTAAGCAAATGATTCCTCTAATGTTTACCGATAATGATGATGCGTACTTGTcatctgatgatgatgaaacaGAAAAGAGACTAGCTAAACAGTGCCTGTCTGAGAAAGCT GAAGAGCAGGCTACTTTCTTGTCACCAGCAGAGGATGAAAGTTGTAGGgaagtttttggttttataaAGAAGCTGAATGTTGTGCCTGATACTAAGAAGGCCAAAACACCTT CCTTTTCTAGTGTGCCGCTCATGGGAGGAGACAGGGACGTATCATCAAAG TCATCCTTCTTAGGCCGAGGATCTAATCATTCTCTGCCCTCATCCCGCAAGCATGGGTTGGGCACAGTTCGCTCTATAATTTTTGGACGAGGTGGCAGCAATAGTAGGAGCACAAGTTCAGTGTTGGAGGAATCTTCAGATACG ATTCAGAGAGAGAATCCACCAACCAGGACTACTTCAGCCAGGCTTAGCAATTCCAAAGTAACGACTAGTTCTCAGAAATCGTCAGCTGAAGCTGTTGTGCAGACAGACTCATCAGCTGAAGCTGTTCCCAAGGCGAACACATCTGCTGAAGCTGTTGCGCAGACAGACGCATCAGCTGAAGCTGGTGGGAAAAATACAGGCACATCACCTTCGTTACTCAAAATATTAAGGCAGTCTTCCTTGCATGCAAAGCGCTGCACTGAGGACACTATGATTGGCCAAACCCAAATTGAATCCGTCTTAGCTTCATTCAAGGTGGGCAGGAAACCAGTGCAGACAAAGAGAAGAACTTGA
- the LOC117615537 gene encoding uncharacterized membrane protein At1g75140, which produces MAISSIKGKLILLYLLFIFSSPSSVSKLFVKSNSHDQDPYHEPEPDPNQQQLVLQRLEEVVKNLTEIVARLEHKLSDPPKSLAPADEGLPLALQEKERYDGHKLIKQVPEEGSDQRKIGERARSVSVTKYSPFWSDRFQFVSAVKLDSQATCIHVLPFRDFEGVTKYVAVGDERGRVYVFLRNGDVLVEFDTLLGSPIMAMASFLSVYKNESFVVTGHKNGAILMHRVWEGVSGEEWSSLVMETVRKFDTGKNGLTIAILDVHHVGRVSYILASDVSGKITVFRENGSVHGSTMPSSRPLAFLKQRLLFLTETGAGSLDLRNMKVRESECEGLNRSLSRYYVFDATERSKAYGFTSEGDLIHVLLLGDIMNFKCRVRSKRKFEIDEPLAFQAIKGCLLIVSGEKVFVYNVSTQHYVRVGAPRIIFSAGLDEIRSSFLNYQTVDVDAEKRNVTPLIASDREKLVVLGLGGGYVGMYRSNLPVFKGEFNTMLWTSPVFFFVLFLFGAWQFFAKKKEALTSWGPDDPFSSTSATTGAPLGESSTGDRSFVESSSRNSDMMERRVSGLRGPSRRYASPPRYTGAATSSFRPGTADHNPRPSSVDPNFRTASELKFRGSGLDSSGFPKRRESLFVNTQVMDDSS; this is translated from the coding sequence ATGGCGATTAGTTCCATCAAAGGCAAGCTCATTTTGCTCTActtacttttcattttttcttctccctcttctGTTTCTAAGCTTTTCGTGAAATCTAACTCCCACGATCAAGATCCTTACCATGAACCCGAACCCGATCCCAATCAACAACAGCTCGTATTGCAAAGGCTCGAAGAAGTAGTGAAAAACCTGACCGAAATAGTTGCTAGATTAGAACATAAATTATCGGACCCTCCGAAAAGTTTAGCACCTGCCGATGAGGGTTTGCCTTTGGCTCTTCAAGAGAAGGAAAGATACGATGGTCACAAATTGATCAAGCAAGTTCCAGAAGAGGGCTCTGATCAGCGTAAAATTGGAGAGAGGGCGAGGTCTGTTTCGGTAACCAAGTACAGTCCGTTCTGGTCGGACAGGTTTCAGTTTGTTTCGGCTGTGAAATTGGATTCGCAGGCGACTTGTATTCATGTCCTGCCGTTTCGTGATTTCGAGGGGGTTACTAAGTACGTTGCGGTTGGAGATGAGAGAGGGAGGGTTTATGTGTTTCTCAGAAACGGGGACGTTTTGGTTGAGTTTGATACGTTGTTGGGGTCACCCATCATGGCCATGGCTTCCTTCTTGTCGGTTTACAAGAACGAGAGTTTTGTGGTGACAGGGCATAAGAATGGTGCAATTTTGATGCACAGAGTGTGGGAGGGAGTGAGTGGAGAAGAGTGGAGCTCGCTTGTAATGGAAACTGTGAGAAAATTTGATACTGGGAAAAATGGATTGACCATTGCTATTTTGGATGTGCACCATGTGGGGAGGGTGAGTTATATATTGGCCAGTGATGTTAGTGGGAAAATTACAGTGTTTCGAGAAAATGGTTCGGTTCATGGTTCCACCATGCCCTCCAGTAGGCCACTTGCCTTCTTGAAGCAGCGACTTTTGTTTTTGACGGAGACCGGTGCAGGGTCTTTAGACCTGAGGAACATGAAAGTCAGGGAGTCTGAATGTGAAGGGTTGAACCGTTCCCTTTCTCGGTACTATGTTTTTGATGCCACAGAGCGGTCTAAAGCATACGGATTTACATCAGAAGGTGATCTGATTCATGTGTTGTTGTTAGGGGATATAATGAACTTCAAATGCAGGGTTAGGTCTAAGAGAAAGTTTGAGATTGACGAGCCTCTTGCTTTTCAAGCAATAAAGGGGTGTTTGCTTATTGTAAGTGGGGAGAAAGTTTTCGTGTATAATGTTTCTACCCAGCATTATGTTAGGGTAGGTGCCCCTCGGATTATTTTCTCTGCCGGTCTCGATGAGATTAGGTcatcttttcttaattatcaGACCGTGGATGTTGATGCTGAGAAAAGAAATGTGACGCCCTTAATAGCCAGTGACCGGGAAAAGCTTGTTGTTCTTGGTCTTGGTGGAGGGTACGTGGGAATGTATCGTTCCAACCTTCCGGTATTTAAGGGTGAATTTAACACAATGCTATGGACCAGTCCTGtattcttctttgtgcttttCCTGTTTGGAGCATGGCAATTTTTTGCTAAGAAGAAGGAAGCACTCACTTCATGGGGACCAGACGATCCTTTTAGCTCAACCTCGGCTACAACCGGAGCTCCACTGGGGGAAAGCAGCACTGGAGATAGGTCTTTTGTGGAATCCTCATCAAGAAATAGCGACATGATGGAGCGTAGAGTTAGTGGTCTCAGAGGTCCATCAAGGAGGTATGCCTCTCCTCCACGGTATACAGGGGCAGCAACCAGTTCATTTAGGCCAGGTACTGCCGATCATAACCCTAGACCATCGTCTGTTGATCCTAATTTTAGAACAGCTTCAGAACTAAAATTTAGAGGTTCCGGGTTAGATTCTTCAGGTTTTccaaagaggagagagagtttgtTTGTAAACACCCAAGTGATGGATGATAGCAGTTAG
- the LOC117616386 gene encoding COP9 signalosome complex subunit 4 isoform X1 translates to MESAFASASAISDQRQKIEQYKHILSTVISSSDVVQAKKFIDHMLSEDVPLVVSRQLLQNFAQELGRWEPETQKEIAHYALSQIRAVSFEEQVLIIREKLAELYESEQQWSKAAQMLSGINLDSGMRVVDDTFKLSKCVQIARLYLEDDDAVNAEAFIHKASFLITNIQHEVLNLQYKVCYARILDLKRRFLEAALRYYEFSQIEKRQIGDEEIDEEALEQALSAAVTCTILAAAGPQRSRVLATLYKDERCSKLKIYPILQKVYLERILRKPEIDAFSEELKPHQKALLPDNFTVLDRAMIEHNLLSASKLYTNISFDELGTLLGIEPHKAEKIASKMIYEDRMRGSIDQVEAVIHFEDDTEELQQWDQQIVGLCQALNDILDSMAKKGLPIPV, encoded by the exons ATGGAGAGTGCCTTCGCGAGCGCCTCTGCGATCTCTGACCAGAGGCAAAAGATCGAGCAGTACAAGCACATTCTCTCCACCGTGATTTCCTCAAGCGACGTCGTTCAGGCCAAGAAGTTCATCGATCACA TGTTGTCGGAGGATGTTCCTTTGGTGGTTTCGCGGCAACTTTTGCAGAATTTTGCTCAAGAGTTAGGGCGGTGGGAGCCGGAGACCCAGAAGGAGATTGCCCATTATGCCCTTTCTCAGATTCGAGCCGTTTCATTTGAAGAGCAG GTGCTAATCATAAGAGAGAAACTAGCGGAATTGTACGAGTCTGAGCAACAATGGTCAAAAGCAGCTCAAATGCTTAGTGGCATTAATCTAGACTCTGGAATGAG AGTGGTTGATGATACATTCAAGTTATCAAAGTGTGTCCAAATTGCTCGCCTATATCTTGAG GATGATGATGCTGTCAATGCAGAAGCTTTTATTCATAAAGCTTCATTCTTGATTACCAATATTCAGCATGAAGTTTTGAATTTACAGTATAAG GTTTGTTATGCGAGGATTTTAGATTTAAAGAGGAGGTTCTTGGAGGCAGCATTACgttattatgaattttctcAGATTGAAAAGAGGCAAATAGGAGATGA AGAGATTGATGAGGAAGCACTGGAGCAAGCTTTGTCTGCTGCAGTTACGTGTACAATTTTGGCTGCCGCAGGACCCCAACGTTCTCGTGTTCTTGCCACTTTGTACAAA GATGAGAGAtgctcaaaattaaaaatttatccAATACTACAAAAG GTGTATTTGGAGAGAATTTTGAGGAAACCAGAAATTGATGCATTTTCTGAAGAGTTAAAGCCGCATCAG AAAGCACTTCTGCCGGACAACTTTACAGTGTTAGATCGTGCAATGATTGAACATAATCTTCTCAGTGCCAGCAAACTTTACACAAATATAAG TTTTGATGAGTTGGGCACTTTGCTGGGAATTGAACCTCATAAG GCTGAGAAGATTGCATCAAAAATGATCTATGAGGACAGAATGAGGGGATCTATTGATCAG GTGGAAGCTGTCATACATTTTGAGGACGACACTGAAGAGCTGCAACAATGGGATCAGCAG ATTGTTGGCCTGTGTCAAGCGCTCAATGACATATTGGACAGCATGGCAAAGAAGGGCTTGCCAATTCCTGTCTGA
- the LOC117616386 gene encoding COP9 signalosome complex subunit 4 isoform X2: protein MESAFASASAISDQRQKIEQYKHILSTVISSSDVVQAKKFIDHMLSEDVPLVVSRQLLQNFAQELGRWEPETQKEIAHYALSQIRAVSFEEQVLIIREKLAELYESEQQWSKAAQMLSGINLDSGMRVVDDTFKLSKCVQIARLYLEDDDAVNAEAFIHKASFLITNIQHEVLNLQYKVCYARILDLKRRFLEAALRYYEFSQIEKRQIGDEEIDEEALEQALSAAVTCTILAAAGPQRSRVLATLYKVYLERILRKPEIDAFSEELKPHQKALLPDNFTVLDRAMIEHNLLSASKLYTNISFDELGTLLGIEPHKAEKIASKMIYEDRMRGSIDQVEAVIHFEDDTEELQQWDQQIVGLCQALNDILDSMAKKGLPIPV from the exons ATGGAGAGTGCCTTCGCGAGCGCCTCTGCGATCTCTGACCAGAGGCAAAAGATCGAGCAGTACAAGCACATTCTCTCCACCGTGATTTCCTCAAGCGACGTCGTTCAGGCCAAGAAGTTCATCGATCACA TGTTGTCGGAGGATGTTCCTTTGGTGGTTTCGCGGCAACTTTTGCAGAATTTTGCTCAAGAGTTAGGGCGGTGGGAGCCGGAGACCCAGAAGGAGATTGCCCATTATGCCCTTTCTCAGATTCGAGCCGTTTCATTTGAAGAGCAG GTGCTAATCATAAGAGAGAAACTAGCGGAATTGTACGAGTCTGAGCAACAATGGTCAAAAGCAGCTCAAATGCTTAGTGGCATTAATCTAGACTCTGGAATGAG AGTGGTTGATGATACATTCAAGTTATCAAAGTGTGTCCAAATTGCTCGCCTATATCTTGAG GATGATGATGCTGTCAATGCAGAAGCTTTTATTCATAAAGCTTCATTCTTGATTACCAATATTCAGCATGAAGTTTTGAATTTACAGTATAAG GTTTGTTATGCGAGGATTTTAGATTTAAAGAGGAGGTTCTTGGAGGCAGCATTACgttattatgaattttctcAGATTGAAAAGAGGCAAATAGGAGATGA AGAGATTGATGAGGAAGCACTGGAGCAAGCTTTGTCTGCTGCAGTTACGTGTACAATTTTGGCTGCCGCAGGACCCCAACGTTCTCGTGTTCTTGCCACTTTGTACAAA GTGTATTTGGAGAGAATTTTGAGGAAACCAGAAATTGATGCATTTTCTGAAGAGTTAAAGCCGCATCAG AAAGCACTTCTGCCGGACAACTTTACAGTGTTAGATCGTGCAATGATTGAACATAATCTTCTCAGTGCCAGCAAACTTTACACAAATATAAG TTTTGATGAGTTGGGCACTTTGCTGGGAATTGAACCTCATAAG GCTGAGAAGATTGCATCAAAAATGATCTATGAGGACAGAATGAGGGGATCTATTGATCAG GTGGAAGCTGTCATACATTTTGAGGACGACACTGAAGAGCTGCAACAATGGGATCAGCAG ATTGTTGGCCTGTGTCAAGCGCTCAATGACATATTGGACAGCATGGCAAAGAAGGGCTTGCCAATTCCTGTCTGA
- the LOC117615519 gene encoding uncharacterized protein LOC117615519, producing the protein MDDSGNPQDVSVPPVEGVAGGGTAYGWTDGGLQGSNPHKGSVDPTEVPTADLVHVWCMPSTANVGPQEMPRNLELVNLLAARNERESIQIAVRPKVSWGGPGNAGVVQVQCSDLCSTSGDRLVLGQSIKLRRVVPILGVPDALVPLDLPVSQISLLPGETTAVWVSIDVPSAQPPGQYEGEIIITATKADAEIPSQCLGKSEKHQIYRDLRSCLEMVEPIDGKPVDEVVERLKSATTSLRRVLLSPLFSEFVSYNGPVDMMEEDAISSLSVRVKIHMTVWDFILPETPSLPAVFGISDTVIEDRFGVEHGSDEWYEALDQHFKWLLQYRISPYFCRWGDSMRVLTYTCPWPADHPKSDEYFSNPRLAAYALPYSRSVSGGDAAKDYMQKQIEILRTKSHWKKAYFYLWDEPLNLEQYESLRSIASEIHAYAPDARVLTTYYCGPSDAPLAPTAFEAFVKVPKFLRPHTQIYCTSEWVLGNREDLVKEIIAEIQPENGEEWWTYVCMGPSDPHPNWHLGMRGTQHRAVMWRVWKEGGTGFLYWGANCYEKANVPSAEIRFRRGLPPGDGVLFYPGKVFSSSNEPVASVRLERILSGLQDIEYLRLYSSRYGRDEGLALLEKTGLYQGPERYTLEHMPIDAMRGEIFNACRS; encoded by the exons ATGGATGACTCAG GGAATCCTCAGGACGTCAGTGTGCCACCAGTTGAAGGTGTTGCTGGAGGAGGGACGGCATATGGATGGACTGATGGCGGCTTACAAGGTTCAAATCCACACAAGGGATCAGTTGACCCTACAGAGGTTCCAACTGCTGATTTAGTGCATGTGTGGTGCATGCCAAGTACAGCAAATGTTGGGCCACAAGAAATGCCTAGGAATTTGGAGCTG GTTAATCTTCTGGCTGCTAGAAACGAGAGAGAAAGTATTCAAATTGCAGTACGTCCAAAAGTTTCCTGGGGTGGTCCTGGAAATGCAGGGGTTGTGCAGGTCCAGTGTAGTGACTTATGCTCCACATCTGGTGATCG GTTGGTTCTTGGACAATCAATAAAGTTGCGGCGTGTGGTGCCCATATTGGGTGTCCCAGATGCTCTTGTGCCTCTTGATCTTCCAGTTAGTCAAATAAGCCTATTACCAGG AGAGACAACTGCAGTTTGGGTTTCCATTGATGTTCCTAGTGCGCAACCCCCAGGACAGTATGAGGGGGAGATCATCATTACTGCTACAAAGGCAGATGCAGA GATCCCTTCACAATGTTTGGGCAAATCCGAGAAGCATCAGATTTATAGGGATCTTCGAAGCTGTCTTGAAATGGTGGAGCCCATTGACGGAAAACCGGTGGATGAAGTG gtAGAAAGACTGAAATCTGCAACAACATCTTTAAGAAGAGTTCTTTTGTCGCCATTATTTTCAGAATTTGTTTCATATAATGGGCCAGTTGATATGATGGAGGAAGATGCTATATCAAGCCTTTCAGTACGCGTGAAGATTCACATGACAGTTTGGGACTTCATTCTTCCTGAAACTCCATCACTTCCTGCTGTATTTGGC ATATCTGATACTGTAATTGAGGATCGTTTTGGTGTTGAACATGGGAGTGATGAGTGGTATGAGGCATTGGATCAGCATTTTAAGTGGCTTCTTCAATACAGAATCAGTCCATACTTTTGCAGATGGGGTGATAGCATGCGTGTCTTGACATATACCTGCCCTTGGCCAG CTGATCATCCAAAATCAGATGAATATTTTTCAAACCCACGATTAGCAGCCTATGCTTTGCCATATAGTCGATCTGTCTCTGG CGGTGATGCAGCGAAGGATTACATGCAGAAACAAATTGAGATATTGAGGACAAAGTCTCACTGGAAGAAAGCATATTTTTACTTGTGGGATGAG CCACTGAATTTGGAGCAATATGAGTCCCTTCGCAGCATAGCCAGTGAGATCCATGCCTACGCTCCTGATGCTCGTGTTTTAACTACTTACTACTGTG GACCAAGCGATGCACCTCTTGCACCCACTGCGTTTGAGGCTTTTGTAAAAGTTCCAAAGTTTTTACGCCCACATACTCAAATTTATTGTACAAG TGAATGGGTGCTTGGTAATCGAGAAGATTTGGTCAAGGAGATTATTGCTGAAATACAACCAGAAAATGGCGAG GAATGGTGGACTTATGTGTGCATGGGACCGTCTGACCCCCATCCCAATTGGCACCTGGGGATGCGAGGTACTCAGCACCGGGCTGTAATGTGGCGCGTATGGAAAGAAGGTGGAACAGGTTTCTTATATTGGGGTGCCAATTGCTATGAGAAGGCAAATGTTCCTAGTGCAGAG ATAAGATTTAGGCGTGGTCTTCCCCCTGGAGACGGAGTTTTGTTCTACCCTGGCAAAGTGTTCTCATCATCAAATGAACCAGTGGCTTCGGTCAGACTTGAGCGCATTCTCAGTGGCTTGCAA GACATTGAATACCTCAGACTCTATTCTTCAAGGTATGGTAGAGACGAAGGGTTGGCTCTCCTTGAAAAGACTGGTTTGTACCAGGGTCCGGAGCGCTACACGCTTGAGCATATGCCAATTGATGCTATGCGGGGTGAGATATTCAATGCATGCCGGTCATGA